In Lentimicrobium sp. L6, the following proteins share a genomic window:
- a CDS encoding cation transporter: MKKILPLLLFLSIFTFLSCHFSGQSETNKKEVLGDLVEISISVDGMTCSGCENTVNTQLLKFDGVVESTASHIEKNVIVKVDTLLTSVNEMKAEIGRVGYTIIE, encoded by the coding sequence ATGAAAAAAATCCTTCCATTATTATTGTTCTTATCTATTTTTACTTTTCTTTCGTGCCATTTTTCAGGGCAAAGTGAAACTAACAAAAAAGAAGTTTTAGGCGATTTAGTAGAAATTAGTATTTCTGTAGATGGTATGACTTGCAGTGGTTGTGAGAATACAGTTAATACGCAGTTACTAAAGTTTGATGGGGTAGTTGAGTCTACCGCTTCACATATTGAGAAAAATGTAATAGTAAAAGTAGACACGTTGCTAACATCTGTGAATGAGATGAAAGCCGAGATTGGAAGAGTTGGATATACAATTATAGAATAA
- a CDS encoding nucleotide exchange factor GrpE, with product MKSEDLNEQKIEDTNTESTEESVDQNTEEPVSCEEEIKNLEAQIAELKDKHLRLFSEFDNFRKRTTKERIELFKTANADLILDLIPVLDDFERAQQSMAESSDAEAIKSGVELVYNKLYKTLEKRGLQCMDSKEKEFDTDFHEAITEIPAPTEELKSKVVDVVEKGYTLNDKVIRYAKVVVGK from the coding sequence GTGAAAAGCGAAGACTTAAACGAGCAAAAAATAGAAGATACAAATACTGAATCCACTGAAGAATCAGTTGATCAAAATACTGAAGAACCAGTATCTTGTGAAGAGGAAATTAAAAATCTTGAAGCACAAATTGCAGAATTAAAAGATAAACATCTTCGTCTATTTTCCGAGTTCGATAATTTCAGAAAAAGAACGACCAAGGAGAGAATCGAACTTTTTAAAACTGCAAATGCTGATTTGATATTAGACTTAATTCCAGTTCTTGATGATTTTGAAAGAGCCCAACAATCTATGGCAGAATCATCTGATGCAGAAGCTATTAAATCGGGTGTTGAGCTAGTCTACAACAAGCTTTATAAAACATTAGAAAAAAGAGGTTTACAATGCATGGATTCAAAAGAAAAAGAGTTTGATACTGATTTTCATGAAGCCATAACTGAAATACCAGCCCCTACTGAGGAATTAAAATCCAAAGTTGTGGATGTAGTTGAAAAAGGATACACATTAAATGATAAAGTAATTAGATACGCAAAAGTAGTTGTAGGAAAATAA
- the dnaJ gene encoding molecular chaperone DnaJ — translation MSKRDYYEVLGVDKNASETEIKKAYRKVAIKYHPDKNPDNPKAEEQFKEAAEAYDVLSNGDKKARYDQYGHAGVGGAAGGGFGGGGMSMDDIFSHFGDIFGGGGFGGFGGFGGSGGGRRRVNRGSNLRIKVKLTLEEILKGAEKKVRVNKYISCDTCHGSGAEGNGRSTCNTCHGTGQVTKVVNSFLGQMQTATTCPQCGGEGEIITHKCKTCHGNGIIKGEEVITLNIPAGVSDGMQLSMSGKGNAAARGGVPGDLIILIEEIGHEDLERDGMNLLHDHFISFPDAALGTSIEIPTLEGKARVKIAPGTQPGKVLRLKGKGLPDVNSYGKGDLLVTINVWVPKELLEVERAELHKLNQSKNFIPNPDNKEKGFFNRMRDYFR, via the coding sequence ATGAGTAAAAGAGATTATTACGAAGTACTGGGTGTAGATAAAAACGCCTCTGAGACTGAAATTAAAAAAGCCTACAGAAAGGTTGCTATTAAATACCATCCAGACAAAAATCCTGATAATCCAAAAGCTGAAGAACAGTTTAAGGAAGCAGCAGAGGCTTATGATGTTTTAAGCAATGGCGATAAAAAAGCTAGATACGACCAATATGGTCATGCTGGCGTGGGTGGTGCAGCTGGAGGAGGTTTCGGTGGTGGAGGAATGAGTATGGATGACATCTTCTCTCATTTTGGCGATATCTTTGGCGGTGGCGGTTTTGGTGGCTTCGGTGGCTTTGGTGGCTCTGGAGGAGGACGCAGAAGAGTCAATAGAGGTTCCAACCTTAGAATTAAGGTAAAACTAACCTTAGAGGAGATTTTAAAAGGTGCAGAAAAGAAAGTACGAGTTAATAAGTATATTTCTTGTGACACTTGTCATGGCAGTGGGGCCGAAGGAAATGGCCGCTCCACTTGTAATACTTGCCATGGAACAGGACAAGTCACCAAAGTAGTGAACTCTTTCCTTGGACAAATGCAAACAGCAACAACTTGCCCACAATGTGGTGGCGAGGGAGAAATTATCACTCACAAGTGCAAAACTTGTCATGGCAATGGAATTATAAAAGGCGAAGAAGTAATCACCTTAAATATTCCGGCAGGTGTTTCTGATGGAATGCAGTTAAGTATGTCAGGTAAAGGAAATGCAGCAGCACGTGGTGGCGTTCCTGGTGACTTAATTATTCTTATCGAAGAAATTGGTCATGAAGACTTGGAAAGAGACGGGATGAATCTTTTACACGATCATTTTATCAGCTTTCCTGATGCTGCTTTAGGAACTTCCATAGAAATCCCAACTTTAGAAGGCAAAGCGAGAGTAAAGATCGCGCCAGGAACTCAACCTGGAAAAGTTTTAAGACTTAAAGGAAAAGGCTTACCAGATGTAAATAGTTATGGCAAAGGTGATTTATTGGTAACTATAAATGTTTGGGTTCCAAAAGAACTACTCGAAGTTGAAAGAGCAGAGCTTCATAAATTGAACCAAAGCAAAAATTTCATCCCAAATCCTGACAATAAAGAAAAGGGATTCTTTAATAGAATGAGAGATTATTTTAGATAA
- a CDS encoding HAMP domain-containing protein — translation MNIWIRHSISPPNTFTNNELGFYYSFKGGSKIKQIAFESEEDIGYFDYRNSDIEWWKKPSSEHHSGWTSPYFDHDAGQTDMVTYYQPFFKNGIFQGIITVDVSIDLLKNILLLNEEHFEENIPTDIYLFSNDSTLVYADNSILIGRNVLKEFKSYIPEKEINERKIIIDAISGKIGKQKFYSQTLGEERFAFYTPISSTNWHAIAVIPYSFIKESIFEKMWKTIFILIIASIVIMILIYFIARSITKPIEELSLASHLIAEGKYNSNFRIKTKSELGLLANSFNKMSSKLKQREEDLILANEELKVLDDAKTKFLLLISHEIRTPLNGIIGFTDIINDSIDDPEIMEFGSLLKQSVNRLDEFSRKALDITQLQTKYNTLDKSNINVAKTINSILDAKEQDISLKGINVMSSMEEGIIHFGIPEYFTGMIEELIENAIDHSKFNSEVKIKLKKNENGFASFCIKNIGDIIPKEKLSLVLQPFGLAQKHIDQNIGLGLYYVKTYLEIHDAEFDIQSDETGTIFSFVLIS, via the coding sequence ATTAATATATGGATCCGCCATAGCATTAGCCCCCCCAACACCTTCACCAACAACGAATTAGGCTTTTATTACTCCTTCAAAGGAGGTAGTAAAATCAAACAAATAGCATTTGAATCAGAAGAAGATATTGGATATTTTGACTATAGAAATAGTGATATTGAATGGTGGAAAAAACCATCCTCCGAACACCACAGCGGATGGACAAGCCCCTACTTTGATCATGATGCTGGACAAACAGATATGGTTACCTATTACCAACCTTTTTTTAAGAATGGAATATTTCAAGGAATTATAACTGTTGATGTTTCTATTGACTTATTAAAAAATATCCTCCTTTTAAATGAGGAACATTTTGAAGAAAACATTCCAACAGATATTTATTTATTTTCAAATGATAGCACCTTAGTTTATGCAGATAATTCAATTTTAATAGGAAGGAATGTACTCAAAGAATTTAAATCGTATATTCCTGAAAAAGAAATCAATGAAAGAAAGATTATCATTGATGCCATTTCAGGAAAAATTGGCAAACAGAAGTTTTATTCCCAAACCTTGGGTGAAGAACGATTTGCCTTCTATACTCCAATATCTTCTACAAATTGGCATGCCATTGCTGTAATTCCATATAGCTTTATTAAAGAATCCATATTTGAAAAGATGTGGAAAACCATTTTCATATTAATTATAGCTTCAATTGTTATTATGATATTGATATATTTCATCGCAAGAAGTATCACCAAGCCAATTGAAGAACTCAGCTTGGCTAGCCATCTAATAGCCGAAGGGAAATATAATTCTAATTTTCGGATAAAAACTAAAAGTGAATTGGGTCTTTTAGCTAATAGTTTTAACAAAATGAGTTCAAAACTCAAACAAAGAGAGGAAGATCTAATTTTAGCCAATGAAGAATTAAAAGTCTTAGACGATGCAAAAACGAAGTTCTTATTATTGATAAGCCACGAGATAAGAACCCCATTAAATGGAATTATTGGTTTCACCGATATCATAAACGATAGTATTGATGACCCTGAAATCATGGAATTTGGAAGTCTTTTGAAACAATCCGTTAACCGACTAGATGAGTTCTCGAGAAAAGCCCTCGACATCACTCAACTTCAAACAAAATACAATACATTAGATAAATCAAACATCAATGTAGCAAAAACCATTAACAGCATCCTCGATGCAAAAGAGCAAGATATCTCTTTAAAAGGAATTAATGTTATGTCTTCAATGGAAGAAGGTATTATTCACTTTGGAATTCCAGAATACTTCACCGGTATGATAGAAGAGCTCATAGAGAATGCCATTGATCATTCTAAATTTAACAGTGAAGTAAAAATCAAACTCAAGAAAAACGAAAATGGCTTTGCTTCATTCTGCATTAAAAATATTGGAGATATTATTCCAAAAGAAAAATTAAGTTTGGTTTTACAACCCTTTGGTCTTGCTCAAAAACATATAGATCAAAACATTGGATTAGGCTTATATTATGTAAAAACTTATTTAGAAATTCACGATGCTGAGTTTGATATTCAAAGTGATGAAACTGGTACAATTTTTAGTTTTGTACTCATAAGTTAG
- a CDS encoding porin family protein encodes MKNKLHISLILVLGFIILSSSVWSQSRTIPNQPRFDKKKYHFGFYLGANQMLYNIKMKPGFTNFTYYQEQVPEINADSAYMRNVEPSTQLGFTIGIVSDLRLGKYFNLRFTPELLFSERNLSYTMLKYYRSVPQLVEIEKKVPSTHLNFPFYLKYKGVRLHNARPYVFIGVKFVMDLAAQAGKEEDVTEQEVVVKLYRSDIAFEAGVGFDFYFNWFKMGTELRMSYGMNNILKNEDNIYTDPIESIHSKIFQLIFTFE; translated from the coding sequence TTGAAAAACAAACTACACATATCACTTATATTAGTCCTAGGCTTTATCATACTATCATCTAGTGTTTGGTCACAATCTAGAACAATTCCCAATCAACCTCGTTTTGATAAAAAGAAATATCATTTTGGGTTTTATCTAGGTGCCAATCAAATGTTGTATAATATAAAAATGAAACCTGGATTTACTAATTTCACCTATTACCAAGAACAAGTTCCTGAAATAAATGCCGATTCGGCATATATGAGAAATGTGGAACCAAGTACTCAATTAGGTTTTACTATTGGAATTGTTTCAGATTTACGTTTAGGAAAATATTTTAACCTTCGTTTCACTCCTGAATTACTTTTTAGTGAACGTAACTTGAGCTATACCATGCTCAAATATTACAGAAGCGTTCCTCAATTAGTCGAAATTGAAAAGAAAGTTCCTTCTACTCATTTAAACTTTCCATTCTATTTAAAATACAAAGGAGTGCGGCTACACAATGCTCGCCCTTATGTTTTTATTGGAGTTAAATTTGTAATGGATTTAGCAGCTCAAGCAGGAAAAGAAGAAGATGTTACTGAGCAAGAAGTAGTTGTAAAGCTATACAGATCAGATATAGCTTTTGAGGCTGGTGTCGGTTTTGATTTCTACTTTAACTGGTTTAAAATGGGAACTGAACTTAGAATGAGTTATGGAATGAATAACATTCTTAAGAATGAAGATAATATCTATACAGACCCCATAGAATCTATTCACTCCAAGATATTCCAATTGATTTTCACCTTTGAATAA
- the ubiE gene encoding bifunctional demethylmenaquinone methyltransferase/2-methoxy-6-polyprenyl-1,4-benzoquinol methylase UbiE: MKQEGKKEQVRNMFNSIAGKYDFLNHFLSMGIDIYWRNQLVKKLKKNHPSQVLDIATGTGDLAITISKALPQASIIGADISENMLEVGKQKVLKKKLSDRIKMELGDSEKLKYNDGFFDAVTVAFGVRNYEDLNKGLKEMNRVTKTNGSVYILEFSKPTAFPIKQIYNFYFSSILPLLGKSVSKDDAAYSYLPESVQKFPDGTHFLKHLSNAGYQDVKQVKLTFGICSLYMGKKND, from the coding sequence ATGAAACAAGAAGGAAAGAAAGAGCAAGTTAGAAATATGTTCAATAGCATAGCAGGAAAGTATGATTTCTTGAATCATTTTTTATCTATGGGGATAGACATTTACTGGAGAAATCAATTGGTGAAAAAATTAAAAAAAAATCATCCTAGCCAAGTATTAGATATTGCCACAGGTACTGGTGACTTAGCCATAACTATATCAAAAGCACTTCCTCAAGCTTCCATTATTGGTGCTGACATTTCCGAAAACATGCTGGAAGTTGGAAAACAAAAGGTTTTAAAGAAAAAGCTAAGCGATAGAATAAAAATGGAATTAGGAGATTCGGAAAAGCTCAAGTATAATGATGGTTTTTTCGATGCTGTAACCGTGGCTTTTGGTGTAAGAAACTATGAAGACTTAAACAAGGGATTAAAAGAGATGAACAGAGTTACCAAAACTAATGGTAGCGTTTATATTCTTGAATTTAGCAAACCAACTGCTTTTCCAATAAAACAAATTTATAATTTTTACTTTTCTTCCATCCTTCCTCTTTTGGGAAAAAGCGTATCCAAAGACGATGCTGCTTATTCTTATTTACCCGAATCAGTGCAGAAATTTCCTGACGGTACTCATTTCCTAAAACATTTATCAAATGCGGGATATCAAGATGTTAAGCAAGTAAAACTCACCTTTGGAATTTGCAGTTTGTACATGGGAAAAAAAAACGACTAA
- a CDS encoding NAD(P)/FAD-dependent oxidoreductase, whose translation MKENTHVLVLGGGFAGVESAIQLRKLGHQVTLVSNRDYLFVYPISIWIPVKKKSFNHVKLSLKTLSKKHGFSLVIDDVEHIISSENRVKLSSSEICYEYLVVAIGMSKMKMKGLEHTHSICGQPKEAGIIKEELEKLVQQGRGSIAIGFGGNPKDPTATAVRGGPAFEMLFNFSHYLKKLKLREQFDLHFFAPMAEPGRKMGEKAYQKMDSFFDYYKIQVHKGKKIARFGQSEIHFEDDSVLKSDLIIFIPGGSGHQVLESSDLPLSEVGFIRTNQQCQVEGKANVFAVGDVATLIGPKWAAKQGHLAEVMGKVAAKNIDYTFRGKKERESYTKHLNIICVMDSGDGAAFVMRKENSELMLPLPIIGHWMKQFWGFYYRQSKLKNFPRLPGM comes from the coding sequence ATGAAAGAGAATACTCATGTTTTGGTGCTAGGTGGAGGTTTTGCTGGAGTGGAATCTGCAATACAACTAAGAAAACTTGGTCATCAAGTCACTTTGGTAAGTAATCGTGATTATTTATTCGTTTATCCCATTTCTATTTGGATTCCAGTAAAGAAAAAAAGCTTTAATCATGTGAAGTTAAGCTTGAAGACTTTGTCAAAAAAACATGGCTTTTCATTAGTGATAGATGATGTAGAACATATAATATCCTCTGAAAATAGAGTAAAACTATCATCTTCTGAAATTTGCTATGAGTATTTAGTAGTGGCCATAGGTATGAGTAAGATGAAGATGAAAGGCTTAGAGCATACACATAGTATTTGTGGACAACCAAAGGAGGCTGGAATTATTAAAGAGGAACTAGAAAAATTGGTTCAACAAGGTAGAGGGAGTATCGCAATAGGGTTTGGGGGGAATCCAAAAGATCCAACAGCAACGGCGGTAAGAGGAGGTCCAGCTTTTGAAATGCTATTTAACTTTAGTCATTATCTAAAAAAACTAAAATTACGCGAACAGTTTGATCTTCATTTTTTTGCTCCAATGGCAGAGCCTGGTCGAAAGATGGGAGAAAAGGCATATCAAAAGATGGATTCCTTTTTTGATTATTATAAGATACAAGTTCACAAAGGCAAAAAGATTGCTCGTTTTGGTCAATCTGAAATTCACTTTGAAGATGATTCTGTTTTAAAGAGCGATTTAATCATTTTTATTCCTGGTGGTAGCGGGCACCAAGTTTTGGAAAGTTCTGACCTGCCATTAAGTGAAGTGGGATTTATCAGAACCAATCAGCAATGTCAAGTAGAGGGAAAGGCAAATGTATTTGCAGTTGGAGATGTGGCTACTTTAATTGGACCAAAATGGGCAGCTAAACAAGGTCACCTTGCCGAAGTGATGGGTAAGGTCGCAGCAAAAAATATTGATTATACCTTTAGAGGAAAAAAGGAAAGAGAAAGTTATACCAAGCACCTTAATATTATTTGCGTGATGGATTCGGGAGATGGTGCCGCTTTTGTAATGCGTAAAGAGAATAGTGAGCTTATGCTTCCTCTTCCAATCATAGGTCATTGGATGAAACAGTTTTGGGGCTTTTATTACCGGCAATCTAAGTTGAAGAATTTCCCACGTCTTCCAGGAATGTAG
- a CDS encoding 3-deoxy-D-manno-octulosonic acid transferase: MRVIYSFGVFFYGLLIRLASLWNAKAKLWLIGRKDVLSRIENDLKNNDSNIVWIHSASLGEFEQGRPLIESLKQKYPELKIFLTFFSPSGYEIRKDYPLADYIYYLPEDTVSNARQFVKLVTPQIAVFIKYEYWYNYMNELNNAEIPQIFISGIFRPKQPFFKFYGGWFLNHLKNVEHFFVQNEDSVQLLKKSGIDSVSKSGDTRFDRVAEITAKVEANAIVEEFKNDRKLFLGGSTWSPDEQIIKGLHVQQPGLKIIIAPHLIDENHIQQIEELFPNSIRYSKAKDASLKEIPVLIIDNMGMLSSLYQYANFAMIGGGFGVGIHNTLEAATFGMPIFIGPNYQKFQEAKDLLRLGVVNVVHDAAELNQAVSVLLDDVEKWNTIALQSKQYVESNIGATQMILEFIENQL; the protein is encoded by the coding sequence ATGAGAGTTATTTATTCTTTCGGAGTTTTCTTTTACGGTTTGTTAATTCGTCTTGCTTCATTGTGGAATGCTAAAGCAAAGTTGTGGCTTATTGGAAGGAAAGATGTTTTATCAAGAATAGAAAATGATTTAAAGAATAATGATTCCAATATTGTTTGGATTCATAGTGCCTCATTAGGGGAGTTTGAGCAAGGTCGTCCTTTAATTGAATCTTTAAAACAAAAATATCCTGAGCTTAAAATATTTCTTACTTTTTTCTCTCCGTCGGGCTACGAAATCAGGAAAGATTATCCGCTTGCAGATTATATCTATTATTTACCAGAAGATACGGTCTCAAATGCTCGTCAATTCGTTAAACTCGTCACCCCTCAAATAGCAGTTTTTATTAAGTATGAGTATTGGTATAATTATATGAACGAGTTGAATAATGCAGAGATTCCTCAGATTTTTATTAGTGGAATATTTCGGCCAAAACAGCCTTTCTTTAAGTTTTATGGAGGATGGTTTTTAAATCATTTAAAGAATGTGGAACATTTCTTCGTTCAAAATGAAGATTCAGTTCAGTTATTGAAAAAAAGTGGAATAGATAGCGTGAGTAAAAGTGGTGATACACGTTTTGATAGAGTTGCTGAAATCACAGCTAAAGTTGAAGCTAATGCTATTGTAGAAGAGTTTAAAAATGATCGGAAATTATTTCTTGGTGGAAGTACTTGGTCGCCAGATGAGCAGATTATTAAAGGGTTACATGTTCAACAACCTGGCTTGAAAATAATTATTGCCCCCCACTTAATTGATGAAAACCACATTCAACAGATAGAAGAATTATTCCCTAATTCTATTAGATATTCAAAAGCTAAAGATGCTTCACTCAAAGAAATCCCTGTTCTAATCATCGATAACATGGGAATGCTATCTTCCTTATATCAATATGCAAATTTCGCCATGATTGGTGGTGGGTTTGGTGTAGGTATTCATAATACATTGGAGGCCGCAACATTCGGGATGCCCATTTTTATTGGTCCAAATTATCAGAAATTCCAAGAAGCGAAAGATTTGTTAAGGCTGGGTGTTGTAAATGTAGTTCATGATGCTGCTGAGCTTAATCAAGCAGTTTCAGTATTGCTAGATGATGTGGAGAAATGGAATACTATCGCATTGCAATCCAAGCAGTATGTAGAGTCAAATATTGGAGCCACTCAAATGATTTTGGAATTTATTGAAAATCAGCTTTAA
- a CDS encoding NAD(P)/FAD-dependent oxidoreductase, protein MRKELELVLLPQQAANNEEIKLVVAKKLHLKPSSIQYINHLRRSIDARSRIVKVRLKVEVFVNEKPAETQKKYLWKDVSSSKEVIVVGAGPAGLFAALGLIERGLKPIILERGKKIGDRKKDIAQLYKTHQVNTESNYCFGEGGAGTYSDGKLYTRSSKRGNVKKILEIFVDHGADPDILVDAHPHLGTNKLLGLVTSLRNTILEAGGEVHFETKVNDFMLHDQKIIGVVDANGKEYRGIATILASGHSARDIYYLLNDKGILIERKDFAAGVRIEHPQKIINSIQYHTSEIDPLLPTASYSLVTQVEKKGIFSFCMCPGGIIVPSATASDEVVVNGMSNAMRNSPYANSGIVVTINQDELTKYHKHGVFAGLEFQRDLERMAHVAGGRSQKAPAQRMVDYVAKKMSSDLPSTSYIPGISNAPMHELLPSEINEPLRKAFGDFGKKMKGYYTEEAIILGVESRTSSPIRIPRDKESMEHVQISNLYPCGEGAGYAGGIVSSAMDGENAAEKIAQKL, encoded by the coding sequence ATGCGAAAAGAATTAGAACTTGTTTTACTGCCCCAACAGGCAGCAAACAACGAAGAAATCAAACTAGTGGTTGCTAAAAAGCTTCACTTAAAACCCTCTAGCATTCAATATATCAATCATTTAAGACGATCTATTGATGCACGATCCAGAATAGTTAAAGTAAGACTTAAGGTGGAAGTTTTTGTGAATGAGAAACCTGCAGAAACCCAGAAGAAATACCTATGGAAAGATGTGAGTTCTAGTAAAGAAGTAATAGTTGTAGGAGCTGGTCCTGCAGGATTATTTGCGGCATTGGGTTTAATTGAACGAGGATTAAAACCCATCATTCTGGAGCGCGGAAAGAAAATTGGAGATCGAAAAAAAGACATTGCTCAACTCTATAAAACACATCAGGTCAATACAGAATCAAATTATTGTTTTGGAGAAGGTGGAGCTGGAACTTATTCTGATGGTAAATTATATACAAGAAGTTCAAAGAGGGGAAATGTTAAAAAAATATTAGAGATTTTTGTTGACCACGGAGCTGATCCTGATATTCTAGTGGATGCTCACCCCCATTTAGGAACCAATAAACTATTAGGCCTAGTCACTAGTCTAAGAAATACTATTCTTGAAGCTGGTGGAGAAGTCCACTTCGAAACAAAAGTTAATGATTTCATGCTTCATGATCAGAAAATCATTGGCGTGGTGGATGCTAATGGAAAAGAATACAGAGGTATAGCCACTATTCTCGCTAGTGGGCATAGCGCTAGAGATATCTATTATTTACTAAACGATAAAGGAATTTTAATTGAACGCAAAGATTTTGCTGCAGGTGTTAGAATTGAACATCCTCAAAAGATTATCAATAGTATTCAGTATCATACTTCAGAAATAGATCCTCTATTACCCACTGCATCATATAGCTTAGTTACCCAAGTAGAAAAAAAAGGTATTTTTAGCTTCTGTATGTGCCCTGGAGGAATTATTGTACCTTCTGCTACTGCTAGCGATGAGGTAGTTGTAAATGGAATGAGTAATGCCATGAGAAACTCACCTTATGCTAACTCTGGAATTGTGGTGACCATCAATCAAGATGAATTAACAAAATACCATAAACATGGAGTGTTTGCTGGATTGGAATTCCAAAGAGATTTAGAAAGAATGGCACATGTGGCTGGTGGAAGAAGCCAAAAAGCACCTGCACAAAGAATGGTAGATTATGTGGCTAAAAAAATGAGTTCTGATTTACCCTCAACGAGTTATATTCCCGGAATATCCAATGCACCCATGCACGAATTACTACCTTCAGAAATTAACGAACCACTAAGAAAAGCATTTGGTGATTTTGGTAAAAAGATGAAAGGATATTATACTGAAGAGGCTATTATTTTAGGCGTGGAATCAAGAACCTCCTCTCCTATTCGAATTCCACGAGACAAGGAGAGCATGGAGCATGTTCAAATCTCTAACCTTTACCCCTGTGGAGAAGGTGCAGGTTATGCTGGGGGAATAGTGAGTAGCGCTATGGATGGCGAAAATGCTGCCGAGAAAATAGCACAAAAATTATAG
- a CDS encoding bifunctional heptose 7-phosphate kinase/heptose 1-phosphate adenyltransferase: protein MTDKNIQEIFDNFKKQKVLIIGDVMIDSYIFGSVDRISPEAPVPVVAVKKRLDRLGGAANVALNIKAVGAEPILCSVIGQDPKAETFLQLLKKRELSEEGIIKSSSRITTTKFRVIGNSTQMLRVDEETDEEVSQQELSDILKRIEAILKNHKIDVIIFQDYDKGVICKELIEQVLVLAEDIPTVVDPKKRNFHHFKNTSLFKPNLKELREGINESFEAHESDKLKNAVEKMQEELNCDYFFTTLSEYGVMISKKEDNGNYIHHSIPAHIRNISDVSGAGDTVISLTALCLAQNLKAEDIAAISNLAGGLVCEQVGVVPINKEKLYKELKNSLK from the coding sequence ATGACAGATAAAAATATTCAAGAAATTTTTGATAATTTCAAGAAACAAAAAGTACTGATAATAGGCGATGTAATGATTGACAGTTACATTTTTGGTAGTGTGGATAGAATCTCACCTGAAGCACCAGTACCAGTAGTTGCAGTTAAAAAAAGACTAGATAGATTAGGTGGCGCAGCTAATGTGGCACTCAATATAAAAGCCGTTGGGGCAGAGCCTATTTTATGTTCGGTTATTGGGCAGGATCCAAAAGCAGAAACCTTTCTTCAATTACTTAAAAAAAGAGAATTATCGGAGGAGGGTATTATAAAAAGTTCTTCTCGTATCACTACGACTAAATTTCGTGTGATTGGAAACTCAACTCAGATGCTTAGAGTTGACGAGGAAACAGACGAAGAAGTGTCTCAGCAAGAATTATCCGATATTCTGAAAAGAATAGAAGCCATTCTTAAAAACCATAAAATCGATGTCATCATCTTCCAAGATTATGACAAAGGTGTCATCTGTAAAGAACTCATTGAACAAGTCTTAGTCCTTGCTGAAGACATACCAACAGTGGTAGATCCCAAGAAAAGAAATTTCCACCATTTCAAAAACACAAGTTTATTTAAGCCTAATTTGAAAGAATTAAGAGAAGGCATTAATGAATCTTTCGAAGCGCATGAATCTGATAAATTAAAAAACGCTGTAGAAAAAATGCAAGAAGAGTTAAATTGCGATTATTTCTTCACCACACTTTCGGAATATGGAGTCATGATTTCGAAAAAAGAAGATAATGGCAACTATATTCACCATAGTATTCCTGCCCATATTAGAAACATCTCTGATGTATCAGGAGCTGGAGATACAGTGATAAGCTTAACCGCTTTGTGTTTGGCACAAAACCTAAAGGCAGAGGACATTGCAGCCATATCAAACCTGGCTGGTGGTTTGGTTTGCGAACAAGTTGGAGTGGTGCCAATAAACAAGGAAAAACTATATAAAGAACTCAAGAACAGCTTAAAATAA